In the genome of uncultured Pseudodesulfovibrio sp., one region contains:
- the rpsM gene encoding 30S ribosomal protein S13, producing the protein MARIAGVDLPRNKRVDIALTYIYGIGRTMALQILDSTGIDWKTNSDDLTAEDVNQIRVEIENNYKVEGDLRREITTNIKRLMDIGCYRGLRHRRGLPVRGQKSKTNARTRKGPRRSVMGRKKK; encoded by the coding sequence ATGGCACGTATTGCTGGCGTTGATCTGCCGAGGAACAAGCGCGTTGATATCGCTTTGACCTACATCTACGGCATTGGCCGCACCATGGCCCTGCAGATTCTCGACTCCACCGGAATCGACTGGAAGACCAACAGTGATGACCTCACTGCCGAAGACGTCAACCAGATCCGTGTTGAGATCGAAAACAACTACAAGGTTGAGGGCGATCTCCGTCGTGAGATCACCACCAACATCAAACGCCTGATGGACATCGGTTGCTACCGTGGCCTGCGCCATCGTCGCGGTCTGCCCGTTCGCGGTCAGAAGTCCAAGACCAACGCCCGTACCCGCAAGGGTCCCCGCCGTTCCGTCATGGGCCGCAAGAAGAAATAG
- the mqnC gene encoding cyclic dehypoxanthinyl futalosine synthase → MSELDTIFDKVLSGERIGFDEAQSLYAEADFHDLGWLAHQVRLRKHPDPVVTYVVDRNINYSNVCVCCCKFCAFYRETGDKDAYVLSFEEIGRKIDETKALGGTQILMQGGHHPDLPLTWYEDMLRWIKENHPVHIHAFSPPEVVFWSEKEDISVAEVIQRLREAGLDSIPGGGAEILVDEVRSRVAPNKCPSDQWLGVMEEAHKQGLRTTATMMFGHLETPAQRLEHLFRVREVQDRTHGFTAFIPWTFQPDHTALPHCRKLTSVEYLRTLAVSRIVLDNVDNVQVSWVTMGPKIAQLALYFGGNDFGSTMIEENVVKAAGVSFRLSREEIRRLVEGAGFKPRQRTMDYTLMEAK, encoded by the coding sequence ATGAGTGAACTTGATACGATTTTTGACAAGGTGTTGAGCGGGGAGCGAATTGGATTTGACGAGGCCCAGTCGCTCTACGCCGAGGCGGATTTCCATGACCTAGGATGGCTGGCCCATCAGGTCCGTCTGCGCAAGCATCCCGACCCTGTCGTCACCTATGTGGTCGACCGGAACATCAACTATTCCAACGTCTGCGTCTGCTGCTGCAAGTTCTGCGCGTTCTACCGCGAGACGGGTGACAAGGACGCCTACGTGCTCTCCTTCGAGGAGATAGGGCGCAAAATCGACGAGACCAAGGCCTTGGGCGGCACTCAGATTCTCATGCAGGGTGGGCACCATCCCGATCTGCCCCTGACCTGGTACGAGGACATGCTCCGGTGGATCAAAGAGAATCATCCGGTCCACATCCATGCCTTTTCTCCGCCAGAAGTGGTCTTCTGGAGTGAAAAGGAAGACATCTCCGTGGCCGAGGTGATTCAGCGGCTGCGAGAAGCCGGCCTGGACTCCATTCCCGGCGGCGGGGCCGAGATCCTCGTTGACGAGGTCCGCTCACGGGTGGCCCCCAACAAATGTCCTTCCGACCAGTGGCTGGGCGTCATGGAAGAGGCCCACAAGCAAGGGCTGCGCACCACCGCGACCATGATGTTCGGACACCTGGAGACTCCGGCCCAGCGGCTGGAACACCTCTTCCGCGTGCGCGAGGTACAGGACCGAACCCACGGGTTCACCGCCTTCATCCCCTGGACCTTCCAGCCCGACCACACGGCCCTGCCGCACTGCCGCAAGCTGACAAGCGTGGAGTACCTGCGAACCCTGGCCGTATCGCGCATCGTTCTGGACAACGTGGACAACGTTCAGGTCTCCTGGGTGACCATGGGCCCAAAGATCGCCCAACTGGCTCTCTATTTCGGCGGTAACGACTTCGGCTCGACCATGATCGAGGAAAACGTGGTCAAGGCCGCCGGCGTGTCCTTCCGCCTGTCCCGCGAAGAAATCCGCCGTCTGGTCGAAGGGGCCGGTTTCAAGCCTCGTCAGCGCACCATGGACTATACTTTGATGGAGGCAAAATAA
- a CDS encoding selenium metabolism-associated LysR family transcriptional regulator — MDIRKLEAFCKVYELQSFSRAGEAMFLSQPTISSHVANLEDELGVKLFDRLGRKIMPTQAGDVLYESMVTIFRNLDRAKAAIEVLRDRVVGELQVGCSTIPSHSILPELLKSFSAKYPEVSFVVHTGDSSEVIKRVVSGDWPVGIVGKRPEEEELTSKLLARDETILVASPNAPWLPELDDPSMEQLVSLPWIMRIKGSATRMVLENALGKAGYSLQSLNIRCKVEGTCESLAHAVHGVGMCFTSKLAAQSLLDSGEVVRIKVPALEGRREFYLIHHSGRYMFPALKAFVEFHG; from the coding sequence ATGGACATCAGAAAGCTTGAAGCGTTTTGCAAAGTTTATGAATTGCAAAGTTTTTCCCGAGCCGGAGAGGCCATGTTCCTATCCCAGCCGACCATCAGCTCTCATGTCGCCAATCTCGAAGACGAGTTGGGCGTCAAGTTGTTCGATCGCCTCGGACGCAAGATCATGCCTACCCAGGCCGGTGACGTCCTCTATGAGAGCATGGTGACCATTTTCCGCAATCTCGATAGGGCCAAGGCTGCCATCGAGGTCCTCCGCGACAGGGTTGTCGGTGAACTGCAGGTGGGTTGTAGCACCATCCCCTCGCACAGTATCCTGCCTGAATTGCTCAAGTCCTTTTCCGCAAAGTACCCGGAGGTCTCCTTCGTGGTGCATACCGGCGATTCCTCGGAAGTCATCAAGCGCGTAGTGTCGGGTGACTGGCCGGTGGGTATTGTCGGCAAACGGCCGGAAGAAGAGGAATTGACGTCCAAGCTGCTTGCCCGGGACGAGACCATACTGGTGGCCTCGCCCAACGCCCCCTGGTTGCCCGAATTGGACGATCCGTCCATGGAACAACTCGTGAGCCTGCCCTGGATCATGCGCATCAAAGGCTCGGCCACGCGCATGGTTCTGGAAAACGCTCTGGGAAAGGCGGGCTATTCGCTACAGAGCCTGAACATCCGCTGCAAGGTGGAAGGGACGTGCGAGAGCCTGGCGCATGCGGTGCATGGAGTGGGCATGTGCTTTACTTCCAAGCTTGCTGCCCAGTCTCTGCTGGACAGCGGAGAGGTCGTGCGCATCAAGGTGCCCGCCCTGGAAGGACGCCGTGAATTCTATCTCATCCACCACAGCGGACGGTACATGTTCCCGGCGCTCAAGGCTTTTGTCGAGTTTCACGGCTAG
- the rpsK gene encoding 30S ribosomal protein S11 — protein MAKPRRSGKKKEKKNIPVGIAHVKATFNNTIVTFTDVKGNVVSWASAGAHFKGSRKSTPFAAQMAAEAAAKRAQDSGMRTVGIYVKGPGSGREAAMRAINNVGFKVTFIRDITPIPHNGCRPPKRRRV, from the coding sequence ATGGCTAAACCCCGTCGCTCTGGGAAGAAAAAAGAGAAGAAGAATATTCCCGTCGGTATTGCCCACGTCAAGGCCACGTTCAATAACACGATCGTGACCTTCACCGACGTCAAGGGCAATGTCGTCAGCTGGGCTTCTGCCGGTGCTCATTTCAAGGGTTCCCGCAAGTCCACTCCTTTCGCGGCTCAGATGGCTGCCGAAGCGGCCGCCAAGCGCGCCCAGGATTCCGGCATGCGCACCGTGGGCATCTACGTCAAGGGCCCCGGTTCCGGCCGCGAGGCCGCTATGCGCGCCATCAACAATGTTGGCTTCAAGGTGACCTTCATTCGGGACATCACCCCGATCCCCCACAATGGTTGCCGTCCGCCCAAACGCCGCCGGGTCTAA
- the rplQ gene encoding 50S ribosomal protein L17 — MRHRKSGRKLNRSNTHRAAMFKNMVRALLTYEQIRTTEAKAKELRRIADKLITLAIRNDLHSRRQAYKVLGSHQMVQRLFDEIGPRFAEGQGGYTRIVKMSQPRKGDCAPMVIIELTKKASEASAEAPAKEEPKKAPAKKAEKPAKKEEPKAEETPEAAEKADEE, encoded by the coding sequence ATGAGGCATAGAAAGTCCGGCCGCAAACTGAATCGGTCCAATACGCACCGTGCCGCCATGTTCAAGAACATGGTCCGCGCGCTCCTGACCTACGAGCAGATTCGCACCACCGAAGCCAAGGCCAAGGAACTTCGTCGCATCGCCGACAAGCTCATCACCCTGGCCATTCGCAACGACCTGCATTCCCGCCGTCAGGCGTACAAGGTCCTCGGTAGCCACCAGATGGTTCAGCGTCTCTTCGACGAGATCGGCCCTCGTTTTGCTGAAGGCCAGGGCGGTTACACCCGCATCGTCAAGATGTCCCAGCCCCGCAAGGGCGACTGCGCCCCGATGGTTATCATCGAGCTGACCAAGAAAGCTAGCGAAGCTTCCGCTGAAGCTCCGGCCAAGGAAGAGCCCAAGAAGGCTCCTGCCAAGAAGGCTGAGAAACCCGCTAAGAAAGAAGAGCCTAAGGCTGAGGAAACTCCCGAAGCCGCCGAAAAGGCCGACGAAGAATAG
- the map gene encoding type I methionyl aminopeptidase, which produces MKKFRGVFLKNDKEIGLMREANRIVSRILDELGENVRPGVSTMYFENICRARCDEYGVRPNFLGYQGFPFALCCSVNEEIVHGFPSEDRILKEGDIVSFDMGVEYKGFHGDSARTFAVGKVSPDAQKLMDVTRESLYIGIEQARPGNNLYDISAAIQSYVEGFGLGIVRRFVGHGIGSHLHEKPEIPNFVPRGLSGVPLKAGMVLAIEPMVTLGTHEVEVLDDNWTAVTKDGSLSAHFEHSVAVTSDGPRILSLSD; this is translated from the coding sequence TTGAAAAAGTTCAGAGGCGTCTTCCTCAAAAACGATAAAGAGATTGGCCTCATGCGTGAGGCCAATCGCATTGTTTCAAGGATTCTCGATGAACTCGGTGAAAACGTCAGACCAGGCGTTTCCACCATGTACTTCGAGAACATCTGCCGCGCACGCTGCGACGAGTACGGCGTAAGGCCGAACTTCCTGGGTTACCAGGGTTTTCCTTTCGCTCTGTGTTGCTCCGTCAACGAGGAGATCGTGCACGGTTTTCCCTCCGAGGATCGCATCCTCAAAGAGGGCGACATCGTCAGTTTTGACATGGGTGTCGAATACAAAGGATTCCACGGGGACTCCGCTCGCACCTTCGCGGTGGGAAAAGTTTCCCCTGATGCGCAGAAACTCATGGATGTAACACGCGAGTCTCTGTATATAGGGATCGAACAGGCACGACCCGGAAACAATCTGTATGACATCTCCGCGGCAATCCAGTCATACGTTGAAGGGTTCGGCCTGGGCATCGTCCGTCGTTTTGTAGGTCATGGGATCGGCAGTCATCTTCACGAGAAGCCCGAAATCCCGAACTTCGTACCCAGGGGGCTGTCCGGCGTTCCTCTCAAAGCCGGAATGGTCCTAGCCATTGAGCCGATGGTCACGCTGGGAACACACGAAGTCGAGGTTCTGGACGACAACTGGACTGCTGTGACAAAGGACGGATCACTGTCCGCTCACTTCGAGCACTCAGTGGCCGTGACCTCCGACGGACCGAGAATATTGAGTCTGTCCGACTAG
- the rpsE gene encoding 30S ribosomal protein S5, with protein sequence MEQNESGLIEKIVYLNRVAKVVKGGRRFSFSCLVVVGDGEGGVGYGLGKANEVPEAIRKASERAKKNMINVPLLDGTLPYEVLGRYGAGRVMLKPASRGTGIIAGGPVRAIMEAVGVNDILTKAIGTNNPHNVLRATMAGLESLRSAEEVSALRGVSVSTPRK encoded by the coding sequence ATGGAACAGAATGAAAGTGGATTGATTGAAAAAATCGTCTACCTCAATCGCGTCGCCAAGGTTGTCAAGGGTGGCCGCCGTTTCAGCTTTAGCTGCCTGGTGGTCGTCGGTGATGGTGAAGGGGGAGTCGGTTACGGCCTGGGTAAGGCCAACGAAGTGCCGGAAGCCATTCGCAAAGCGAGTGAGCGCGCCAAGAAGAACATGATCAATGTTCCTCTGTTGGACGGCACCCTCCCGTATGAGGTTCTTGGTCGCTACGGCGCGGGCCGCGTTATGCTCAAGCCCGCCAGCCGAGGCACCGGCATTATTGCCGGCGGTCCTGTCCGTGCTATCATGGAGGCCGTGGGCGTCAATGACATCCTGACCAAGGCCATTGGCACCAACAATCCGCACAACGTGCTGCGTGCCACCATGGCCGGATTGGAGTCCCTGCGGAGCGCAGAAGAGGTTTCGGCCCTTCGCGGCGTTTCGGTCTCCACTCCCAGAAAGTAG
- the rpsD gene encoding 30S ribosomal protein S4 → MARYTQAKCKLCRREGEKLFLKGDRCYTDKCAYEKRPYPPGHAGRMRHKMSDYAIQLREKQKVRRMYGILEGQFRMYYKRAEAQKGVAGHNLLFLLERRLDNVIYRLGFANSRDQARQLVRHGIFMLNGRRVSIPSMQVKAEDVIEVREEARKIPVINEAQEVIARRGCPEWLESDGANFKGTVKAMPSREDIQFPINEQLIVELYSK, encoded by the coding sequence GTGGCAAGATATACTCAAGCAAAATGCAAGCTGTGCCGCCGCGAGGGAGAAAAGCTCTTCCTCAAGGGTGATCGCTGCTACACCGATAAGTGCGCCTACGAGAAACGGCCGTACCCTCCGGGACACGCCGGCCGTATGCGTCACAAGATGTCCGACTACGCCATCCAGCTTCGCGAGAAGCAGAAGGTCCGTCGCATGTACGGCATCCTGGAAGGCCAGTTCCGTATGTACTACAAGCGTGCTGAGGCGCAGAAGGGTGTGGCTGGCCACAACCTGCTGTTCCTGCTCGAACGCCGCCTCGACAACGTGATCTACCGTCTTGGCTTCGCCAACTCTCGCGACCAGGCTCGCCAGTTGGTCCGTCACGGCATCTTCATGCTCAACGGCCGCCGTGTGAGCATCCCGTCCATGCAGGTCAAGGCCGAGGATGTCATCGAGGTTCGTGAGGAAGCCCGCAAGATCCCCGTGATCAACGAGGCCCAGGAAGTCATCGCCCGCCGCGGCTGCCCCGAGTGGCTGGAATCCGACGGCGCCAACTTCAAGGGCACGGTTAAGGCCATGCCGAGCCGGGAAGACATCCAGTTCCCGATCAACGAGCAGCTGATTGTCGAATTGTACTCCAAGTAA
- the rplR gene encoding 50S ribosomal protein L18: MSKSKNAQRLRRKPRIRKKISGTEARPRLVVYRSNQHLYAQLVDDVNGVTLASASTQVLNKDGETLKSNKDSATKVGKAIAEAAKAKQIEACVFDRNGYIYHGKIKALADGAREGGLKF, translated from the coding sequence ATGAGCAAAAGCAAGAATGCACAGAGGCTTCGTCGCAAGCCCCGCATCAGAAAGAAGATCTCCGGTACCGAAGCTCGGCCCCGTCTGGTCGTCTATCGCTCCAACCAGCATCTCTATGCTCAGTTGGTGGACGACGTGAACGGTGTGACCCTGGCCTCCGCCAGCACTCAGGTGCTGAACAAGGACGGCGAGACGCTGAAGTCCAACAAGGACTCTGCCACCAAGGTGGGCAAGGCTATCGCCGAAGCCGCCAAGGCCAAGCAGATCGAAGCCTGCGTCTTCGACCGGAATGGATATATCTATCACGGCAAGATCAAAGCCCTTGCCGACGGCGCCCGTGAAGGCGGGCTGAAATTCTAG
- the rpmJ gene encoding 50S ribosomal protein L36, translated as MKVRPSVKKMCSKCKVIRRNGVLRVICENPRHKQRQG; from the coding sequence ATGAAAGTCAGACCTTCTGTGAAGAAAATGTGTTCCAAGTGCAAAGTAATTCGGCGCAACGGCGTGCTGCGGGTGATCTGCGAGAATCCTCGGCACAAGCAGCGTCAAGGATAG
- the rplO gene encoding 50S ribosomal protein L15 — protein sequence MRLHELYAFPEEYKNRKRIGRGSGSGWGKTAAKGHKGQNARAGGGVRPGFEGGQMPLARRLPKRGFKNPFREEYVAVNVGRLIALFEGKDEITVADMYDRGVVKSGAPIKVLGTGDVDKAVTIEAHRFSASAADKIAKAGGTAKAIEA from the coding sequence ATGAGACTTCATGAACTCTACGCCTTCCCGGAAGAATATAAGAACCGCAAGCGCATAGGTCGCGGCTCCGGCTCCGGCTGGGGCAAGACCGCTGCCAAGGGTCACAAGGGCCAGAATGCCCGTGCCGGCGGCGGCGTCCGTCCCGGTTTCGAGGGTGGTCAGATGCCTCTGGCTCGCCGTCTGCCCAAGCGCGGATTCAAGAATCCCTTCCGTGAAGAATACGTTGCCGTGAACGTGGGCCGTCTGATTGCCCTGTTCGAAGGCAAGGACGAGATCACCGTGGCCGACATGTACGATCGCGGCGTCGTGAAGAGCGGCGCTCCGATCAAAGTGCTTGGCACCGGTGACGTCGACAAGGCCGTGACCATCGAAGCTCATCGCTTCAGCGCGTCCGCTGCCGACAAGATTGCCAAGGCCGGCGGTACCGCCAAGGCCATTGAGGCGTAA
- a CDS encoding menaquinone biosynthesis protein, translating into MPVRLGRIGYLNVLPIYHPLETGILPMDCEVTSGPPAELNKLMDAGKLDVSACSSVEYARHPEKYYLIPDIAIGSRGPVQSVLLLSRRPVEELDGRTILVSAQTHTSAALLRVLQAKLWNIKTVFTTGSATDVLGTGERPQAILCIGDEALNLRYHPDYPYRIDLGEAWRELTGLPFIFGVWIVQRESWQRDRERVEQAAQLLLAGKNWGNENIGDICVMAAEESCLNDEEMCSYFDGLVYDLGPEEQKGMRAFYESLVETGIIDKTPELVFIPED; encoded by the coding sequence ATGCCCGTCCGCCTCGGAAGAATCGGCTATCTCAATGTTCTGCCCATATACCATCCTCTGGAAACCGGCATTCTGCCCATGGACTGCGAGGTGACTTCAGGGCCGCCCGCCGAGCTCAACAAGCTCATGGACGCGGGCAAGCTCGACGTATCCGCCTGCTCCAGCGTGGAATACGCACGCCACCCCGAGAAATACTATCTTATCCCGGACATCGCCATTGGCAGCCGCGGACCGGTGCAGTCCGTCCTGCTTCTGAGCCGGCGGCCTGTGGAGGAACTGGACGGCAGAACAATTCTTGTCAGTGCCCAGACCCACACTTCGGCTGCACTTCTTCGCGTACTCCAGGCCAAGCTGTGGAACATCAAGACCGTTTTCACCACCGGCAGCGCAACCGACGTGCTCGGCACCGGGGAACGGCCCCAGGCTATTTTGTGTATCGGCGACGAAGCATTGAACCTGCGATACCACCCTGACTACCCCTACCGCATCGACCTGGGAGAGGCCTGGCGCGAGTTGACCGGTCTGCCGTTCATTTTCGGTGTATGGATCGTTCAGCGCGAGAGCTGGCAGCGGGATCGTGAACGGGTCGAACAGGCCGCACAGCTGCTGCTGGCGGGCAAGAACTGGGGAAATGAAAACATCGGGGACATCTGCGTCATGGCGGCGGAAGAAAGCTGCCTGAACGATGAGGAAATGTGTTCCTACTTCGACGGCCTGGTCTACGACCTCGGTCCCGAGGAACAAAAAGGAATGCGTGCCTTCTACGAAAGCCTGGTGGAGACCGGTATCATCGACAAGACACCGGAACTGGTCTTCATTCCTGAAGACTAG
- a CDS encoding DNA-directed RNA polymerase subunit alpha, with protein MLIENGDKLINTRNWSELVKPESLVRDPKSSKMYGKFICEPLERGYATTIGNAMRRVLLSSMQGCAIVSATIEGVQHEFTTLPGVLEDMTEVVLNLKQVRIAMTTDEPQRLVLEANKKGQVTAGMIQENQNVTILNKDQLIATLTENRPLKMELEVRMGKGYVPADMHEGLTDEIGSMVLDASYSPVKKVAYSVEQARVGQMTNYDKLILEVWTDGSVSPEDACAYSAKILKDQLSVFINFDESSSETHEEEDDSIDLNPNLFKSIDELELSVRATNCLKAANIQLVGELVQRTEQTMLKTKNFGRKSLDEIRRVLDSMALKFGMTVEDFDKKYQEWLKRKEKNEA; from the coding sequence ATGCTTATTGAGAACGGCGACAAACTCATCAACACCCGCAATTGGAGCGAACTGGTCAAACCCGAGTCCCTCGTGCGCGACCCCAAGTCCTCCAAGATGTATGGTAAATTCATCTGCGAACCCTTAGAGCGCGGCTATGCCACCACCATCGGCAACGCCATGCGCCGGGTTCTCCTCTCCTCAATGCAGGGCTGCGCCATCGTCAGCGCGACCATTGAGGGAGTGCAGCATGAATTCACCACGCTGCCCGGGGTTCTTGAGGACATGACCGAGGTTGTGCTGAACCTGAAGCAGGTTCGCATTGCCATGACCACGGACGAGCCTCAGCGCTTGGTCCTCGAAGCCAATAAGAAGGGGCAGGTCACTGCTGGCATGATCCAGGAAAACCAGAATGTCACCATTCTGAACAAGGATCAGCTTATCGCCACGCTGACCGAAAACCGCCCCCTGAAGATGGAGTTGGAAGTCCGCATGGGCAAGGGATACGTCCCGGCCGACATGCACGAAGGACTGACCGACGAAATCGGCTCCATGGTCCTCGACGCCAGCTACTCCCCCGTCAAGAAGGTCGCATACTCTGTTGAACAGGCGCGTGTCGGCCAGATGACGAACTATGACAAACTCATCCTGGAAGTGTGGACCGATGGTTCCGTCTCTCCCGAGGATGCCTGTGCATACAGCGCCAAGATCCTGAAGGATCAGCTTTCGGTGTTCATCAACTTCGATGAATCCTCCTCTGAAACGCATGAGGAAGAGGACGATTCCATCGATCTGAACCCGAACCTCTTCAAGTCCATTGATGAGCTCGAACTCTCCGTTCGCGCCACCAACTGCTTGAAGGCCGCCAACATCCAGCTGGTGGGCGAACTGGTCCAGCGTACCGAGCAGACCATGCTCAAGACCAAGAACTTCGGTCGCAAGTCTCTCGATGAGATCCGCCGGGTTCTGGACAGCATGGCCCTCAAGTTCGGCATGACGGTCGAGGATTTTGACAAGAAATACCAGGAATGGTTGAAGAGGAAAGAGAAAAATGAGGCATAG
- the secY gene encoding preprotein translocase subunit SecY: protein MSGVDNIARLPELRKKLLWTFALLAVYRLGIHIPIPGVDSAALSEFFAQAQNTLFGVFDMFSGGGLKKMSIFALGIMPYISASIILQLLTVVSPELKRLQKEEGEAGRKKITQYTRYGTVLITVVQGFAIATGLESMSSPTGAPMVLYSGIGFKLMTILTLTAGTVFLMWLGEQMTEKGIGNGISLIIYAGIVAGLPAALINTMQLMSVGEITLFILLILLVVMVATLAFIVFMERGQRRIPIHYAKRQQGRRMFGGQTTHLPLKINTAGVIPPIFASSILMFPATLAQFSNNKFLQDFSAYFRPDSILYNILYIGIIIFFCYFYTAIMFDPKGIAENIQKQGGFIPGIRPGNRTREYIDKVLARITLWGAFYVSAVCVLPMFLISKFGVPFYFGGTSLLIVVGVAMDFMGQIESYMISRQYEGLMGKGNKIKGRR, encoded by the coding sequence ATGTCAGGAGTTGATAATATTGCCCGGTTGCCGGAGCTGCGTAAAAAGCTGCTCTGGACGTTCGCACTGCTCGCTGTCTACCGGTTGGGCATACACATCCCTATTCCCGGCGTCGATAGTGCCGCGCTTTCCGAGTTCTTCGCTCAGGCGCAGAACACCCTCTTCGGCGTGTTCGACATGTTCTCCGGTGGTGGACTCAAAAAGATGTCCATCTTTGCCCTGGGTATCATGCCGTACATCTCGGCCTCGATCATCCTCCAGCTTCTGACCGTCGTCAGCCCCGAGCTGAAACGGCTTCAGAAGGAGGAGGGCGAGGCCGGCCGCAAGAAGATCACCCAGTACACCAGGTATGGCACTGTGCTCATCACCGTGGTGCAGGGTTTCGCAATCGCTACCGGACTGGAGTCCATGAGCTCGCCCACGGGCGCGCCCATGGTTCTCTATTCCGGCATCGGCTTCAAGCTGATGACGATTCTGACCCTGACCGCAGGCACCGTGTTCCTGATGTGGCTGGGTGAGCAGATGACCGAAAAAGGCATCGGCAACGGCATCTCGCTTATTATTTATGCGGGTATCGTCGCCGGCCTTCCGGCCGCGTTGATCAACACCATGCAGCTGATGAGCGTGGGCGAGATCACCCTGTTCATCCTGCTCATACTGCTGGTCGTGATGGTGGCCACTCTGGCCTTCATCGTCTTCATGGAGCGCGGACAGCGTCGTATTCCCATTCACTATGCCAAACGTCAGCAGGGACGCCGCATGTTCGGCGGGCAGACCACGCATCTGCCGCTGAAGATCAACACCGCCGGTGTTATTCCGCCGATCTTCGCGTCCTCTATCCTGATGTTCCCTGCAACGCTTGCCCAGTTCTCGAACAACAAGTTCCTGCAGGACTTCTCGGCCTACTTCAGGCCCGATTCCATCCTGTACAATATCCTGTACATCGGAATCATCATCTTCTTCTGCTATTTCTATACGGCGATCATGTTCGATCCCAAGGGAATCGCGGAGAATATCCAGAAGCAGGGCGGCTTCATCCCGGGCATCCGTCCGGGTAACCGTACCCGCGAGTACATCGACAAGGTTCTGGCCCGCATCACGCTGTGGGGTGCCTTCTATGTCTCCGCGGTCTGCGTGCTGCCCATGTTCCTGATCAGCAAATTCGGCGTTCCGTTCTATTTCGGCGGCACCTCCCTGCTGATCGTGGTCGGCGTAGCCATGGATTTCATGGGTCAGATCGAGTCCTACATGATCTCTCGCCAATACGAGGGGTTGATGGGGAAAGGCAACAAAATTAAAGGCAGGCGCTAG
- the rpmD gene encoding 50S ribosomal protein L30: protein MAVIKVKQIKSKISCKPAQVKTLESLGLRRINQVKEHDDTPVIRGMIYKVRHLVEVIES from the coding sequence ATCGCCGTGATTAAAGTTAAGCAGATCAAAAGCAAGATCTCCTGCAAGCCCGCCCAGGTCAAAACCCTGGAATCCCTGGGTCTGCGCAGGATCAATCAGGTCAAAGAGCACGATGACACTCCTGTCATCCGCGGAATGATCTACAAGGTCAGACACCTGGTGGAGGTTATCGAATCATGA